One Cystobacter ferrugineus genomic window, CCAGTGGAAGGGCTCCAGCGGCGCTTCCGTGGCGAGCCACCCGAAGAGCGGGTCTCCCTGTCCCGGCCCCGTCTGCTTCAGCTCCTCGAACCAGGCGACGAAGGCCTCGGGCTCCTCGGGCGCCTCGGCGGCCCGCTCCGCCACGAGCGCGCGCTCGCGCTCGACGAACTCTCCCTCCAGCAGACGCAGCCGCGTCTCTCGCGTCACCTCTTCGCGCCAGTCCTCATGGGGAAGGGTTGGCCGCAGACGCGATCTGTTGAATTGAAGCAGCACCCGGTGGAGCGCGTTCTGCTCTTGCTCGCTCGCCCCTTCACCGAGGAGCGCACCGAGTTGCATTTTCTCCGAGCTTCCGCTCTCTCCAAACCCCGCCATGGTGCACACCCTCCTGACTGTTGCCCCGGCGTGATGCCGAGGCGCGTACAGGGGAGAAGGTGGGGATGCTCGCGGTCACAAGCCAGTCGTCGCTGACATTCGCGATCAGTGAGATTCGTTGTGAGAGGAATCAGTGCACCCTCCAGTCGGTGGACTGTTCCTATCAAGTGGCTTGGAGCATCAACCCGCATATGAGGATTGGCGCGGTGAACTGGCGTCACGCGCGCGCCCAACATCAGGCCTACCGCCGCGCCTTGCTCGAGGCGGGCGCCGAGTTGATCTCCCTGCCCTTCGTTCACGGCGCGTATGACTCCGTGTTCGCCAAGGACAACGCCTTGTTGCACTCCCAGCGGGGCCGGATGCGAGCGTTGCTCGCCTCGCCCGTGCACGGCGAGCGCCAGCAGGAGCAGCGGGCCCGGGCCCGCGTGCTGGACACCCTGGGCTTCGAGGTCTTCAGTCCTCCCTCGGCCCACTTCGAGGGCGGGGACCTGGCGATGCTGCCCCAGGCGAGCGGGGCGCTGCTCGGCTACGGCCAGCGCTCCTCGGCGCGCGCGGCGATGATGCTCGAGGTCTTCCTCGACGCGCCGGTGACGCCCCTGGAACTGCGCGACCCGCACCTCTACCACCT contains:
- a CDS encoding dimethylarginine dimethylaminohydrolase family protein; the protein is MNWRHARAQHQAYRRALLEAGAELISLPFVHGAYDSVFAKDNALLHSQRGRMRALLASPVHGERQQEQRARARVLDTLGFEVFSPPSAHFEGGDLAMLPQASGALLGYGQRSSARAAMMLEVFLDAPVTPLELRDPHLYHLDTALHVLSDGTVLVCEEAFTPEALRTLARTEGVNRVLRVPYEEALVFGLNLVEVGNTVLVGARAPRVMSLLRALGRRPVEVRLDQFHLAGGSAACLVSRIHHAGRVATSDTTAMRSTFA